The nucleotide sequence TGCCAGGGCCAATTTCTATCCCCCCGACGTCGATGTGGCTGCACGGGGACGGTTTGTGTTCTAGCGTTCGATAAACCGGATTCCCGACCGATCGCTGCAAACACGCGGCATTCGGATTCATCGCGGATTCCATCGACGACTCCGACCCACCGCGACGCCAACGCTATGTCCGCAACCGTAACCACCGCCCGCCGCAAAAAGACGATCGTTGACAGCGAAGTCCAGGGAGGCATTTTGCGAAAAATCGCGCTGCACTGGGTGGCGTTGTTCTTCTGCAACACCTTGGCCTTGATGATTTGGTTGCGATTGTTCGAGCAACCTGAGGCCGGCTGGTCCGAAGCGTTCCAAGAATGCTGGACCCGATTCCTGCCCTTCTTCATCGTGACGATGACGCTGATCCCGGCCTTCATCTGGGACACCTTGAAGCTGACTAACCGGTTTGCCGGTCCGATCAGCCGGTTGCGTCAAGCTCTCCGCGATGCCGGCGAAGGTCGTCCGGTGGGACCGTTGAAGTTCCGTACCAGCGATTATTGGGCGGAGATGGCGGACGACTTCAACCGACTGATTCGCCGCATCGCATCTCAGGAAGCCGGTGCCCGGGACGACTCGGGCAACGGCGTTGATGCCGAAGCTGCGTCTTGATCGAGATTCTCCGGCCGTTCCGATTTCTGGTTCACTCCTATCCACCAAGCGTTGCCGATGTTGTTTCCGCTTCCCACCGGTTCACTCACCGACGATCCAAAGATGCCAGCTCGATTCCAGCACGGTTGCCGGAAATCTCCGGTGCAACACCGCGCTCGACGAGGGGCTGCTGCGGTGGAGTTTGCCGTCTGTCTGCCGGTGCTGGTGTTGCTGGTGTTCGGGTCGATCGAAGCATCCAGCTTCATTTTCTTGAAGCAGTCGATCAGCGTTTCCGCCTACGAAGGCGTTCGTGACGCGATTCGCAACGAAGGCAGCAATGCCACGGCACGACAGCGGATCGAAAATATCTTGAATTCACGTGGCGTCCAAGGCTACGCGGTGGCCTTTCCATCGGGTGAATCTGCCGACGCGGATCGCGGTGACGAAATCGTTGTCGAAGTCAGTGCACCCACACAGCCCAACAGTCCGCTGGCCGGGCAATTCATCGCCAATCGAACGATTCGGTCACGTGTCGTCATGATCAAAGAGTGATGTGTCGATGCCTTGCGATCGCGTCACGATCGATGCTCGCCCGTTCCGCTGTCTCTGTTAACTCCAAAAATGGTTCTGTCCCAACGATGAAACGAACGGCTCCTTCCCGTCGTCGTCGCGGCGCAATGCTGGTCTTGATCGCCGTGATG is from Crateriforma conspicua and encodes:
- a CDS encoding TadE/TadG family type IV pilus assembly protein, whose product is MPARFQHGCRKSPVQHRARRGAAAVEFAVCLPVLVLLVFGSIEASSFIFLKQSISVSAYEGVRDAIRNEGSNATARQRIENILNSRGVQGYAVAFPSGESADADRGDEIVVEVSAPTQPNSPLAGQFIANRTIRSRVVMIKE